In Streptomyces camelliae, the sequence CTGCCGGGTCGCCGGACTCGCGCCAGCCGCCCTTGGGCTGGGGCCGCCAGCGCTCGAAGCGGGACTCGAAGCGCCGTACGTCACCCAGCTCTCCTTCGGAGATCAGCTTGCGCAGGGTCAGGAAGTCGTTGTCCCAGCGGCGGTTCTGGAAGACGGACAGGAGCAGACCGCGCTCCTCGGCGAGGGCCGCGAGGTCGCGGGCCTCGGCGGCGGTGCCGGCGAGCGGCTTGTCCACGACCACCGGCAGGCCCGCCTTGAGGACGGTGGCGGCCAGCGGCACGTGCGTCTTGTTCGGGGACGCGATGACGACGAGGTCCAGCTCACCGGCGCGGTCGAACAGCTCCTCGGGGGTGCCGGCCGTGCGGACGTCCCCGAACTCCGACCGGGCCTGCTCCTGCCGCTCGGGGTTCGAGGTGACCACGGTGTCCAGGGCGAGGCCCTCGGCGGCGGCGATCAGCGGGGCGTGGAAGACGGAGCCGGCGAGGCCGTAGCCGATCAGGCCGACGCGGAGGGGGGTGGCAGCAGTCATGGGTTGGGCCATGCGTCCCACTTTCGCAACGCTGTTGCCAAAGTGCAAGTGGCGGGGACAATGGGTGGCGTGAACAGGACGAGGGCGAGGGCGGGGGCCGGGGCGAATCTGCGGGCGGTGCGGTCGCACAACGCCGCGCTGGTGCTGGGGCTGCTGCGGGACGCCGGCGCGCAGGGCATCAGCCGGCTCGAACTCGCCGAGCGCACCGGGCTGACCCCGCAGGCCGTCAGCAAGATCACCGCGCGGCTGCGGGAGGAGGGCTTCGCCGCGGAGGCCGGACGGCGGGCCTCGACCGGGGGCAAGCCGCGGACCGTACTGCGACTGGTGCCGGAGGCCGGGCACGCGGTGGGCGTGCATCTGGACCGGGACGGGCTGCGGGCGCTGCTCGTCGATCTGGACGGGGCCGTGGTGGCGGAGCAGCGGGCGGGGCTGGACCTGGGGGCCGGGGCGGAGGCGGTGCTCGGGGTGGTCGTCAGGGCGGTGGAGGGGCTGGTGGCGGATGGCCTGGGTGTGGGTGACGGGGGTCTTTCCGGTGCCGGGAGCCTTTACGCTGCCGGGACGCTGCTCGGGGTGGGGGTGGCGCTGCCCGGACCGCTCGACCATGTGCGGGGCGTGCTGCACCGGATGACCGGCTTCCCCGAGTGGGACGGCTTTCCGCTGCGGGACGCGCTGGAGGCCCGGCTGGGGGTGCCGGTGGTGGTGGACAAGGACACCAACGCCGCCGCGCTGGGGCTCTCGGTGGGCGGTGAGGGCGGATCGGGCTCCTTCGCGTATCTGCATCTCGGTACGGGGCTCGGGGCCGGGTTGGTGATCGGCGGAAGCGTGCACCGGGGGGTGCGGACCGGGGCGGGGGAGTTCGGGCACCAGGTGATCCAGCTGGACGGGCCGTTGTGCCCGTGCGGGAACCGGGGGTGCGTGGAGGTGCTGTGCCTCGGGGCCGTGGAGCGCGGGGAGCCCGGGGAGGCGGCGCGGGTGCTGGGGGTGGGGGCGGCGAATCTGGTGGGGCTGCTGGACATCGACGCGGTGCTGCTCGGGGGGCGAACGGTGGCCGGGGCGCCGGAGGTGTTTGTGCGGGGGGTCGGTGAGGTGCTGGAGGACCGGGTCCGGCGGGAGGGTAGCGGTGGGGAATCGGTACCGGTTCGCGTGGCGGCGGGCGGAGAGCGGGTCGTCGCCGAGGGGGCTGCGCAGTTGCTGTTGGGGCCGTTGTTCGGGCGGGGGGATGGGTGAGGGCCCTGTGCGAGGGCTGGGGCTCGGTCGGGCGGAGGGCGCGGGTTGGCTGGGGCTGGGTCGGGTGGAGGGCGCGGGTTGGCTGGGGCTGGGCGGGGGTGGGGTCGCTTGCCGGCGCGTGCAGGGTGCCTCCCCCACGCTCGGCTTCTCCCCCACGCTCGGCTTCGCTCGCGCGGGAGGTGCCCCCATCGCGGGGGGACCCCCATCGCCCACCCGTGCCGCCCTGGGGGTACCCCCTGCTCGAAGAGCTTGGGGGAGGCACGATTGCCCGGAGCTGGGGCGGCGCGCGATCACCCGCGGCTGCGGCTGCCCGCGGCTGCGTGCGTCGGCTCCTCGCCCCACCATGGAATCAACCGCATCAATCGACTCGACGGGCGACCCCCGTCCCTCAGGACGCACCAGTCGCCGCAGTGAGGAGTGAGCATGCGCTGCTCCCGTACCCGCTCCAGGATCTTCATCGGCGCCGCCCTCCTGGCCCTCGCCGGGCCGGTCGCCGTGTCGCCCGCCCTCGCCGCTTCGCCCGCCTTCGCCGCCTCGCCGGTCGGCACGGTCAGTCCCGCCAAGGTGAAGGCCGGTCAGGACGTCCATCTCACGCTCGCCGGATGCAGCAAACCCCGCGAGGGTGGTCGCGCCGAGGGAGCGCTCATCGAGACGGTCGACCTCACGCTCAAGGTGACCGGCACCCTGGTCGGGACCGCCCGGATCGACCCGGACGCGCATACGGGCGAGACACAGATCCACCTGGCCTGCGTCTCGGACCCGGACGACGTGGCCACGGTGGACGTCACGATCACCAGCTGACCCGGCGACCCGGCACGGCACCCTGGATCCTGCGCTGATCGAGCGGACTTCGCAGCCCCTGCGGGGTGGCATCCCGCGTACCCGCAGGGGCCCGGCATGGTCATGTGTCCATGCGACTGCGCACGTCACCGTTCACGCCCCTACGGCCCGTACGGCCCCTACGACCCGTTTGGCCCCTACGACCCCTCCGGCCCTCCCGGCTCGCCGGATTGCTCGGCGCCGTCGTACTCACCCTGGCAGGCAGCCTGTGCGGCTCGGCGGCCGCTGTCGGTGTCGCTGTCGGTGTCGGTGTCGGTCGCGACAACGGGCCGGCGCCGGTGACACCCGGCTCGTTCGGGTCGGGGCTGACGCTCACCAACGTCCGGGCGCACGGGCGTACCGTCGTGGCGACCGGGTCTGACGGGCGGCTGATCGTCTCGCGTGACGACGGACAGAGCTGGGGAGCGGTGCACTCGCCCGTGGGGGTGAATCTGCGCGGGGTCGCGTACGGGGGCGGGCGCTGGGTCGCCGTGGGTGACAAGGGCGCCGCCGCCACCTCGACGGACGCGGTGCACTGGTCCGCGGTCGACCTCGGCTCCACCGAGGCGTTCCGCGCGGTCGCCTCCACCGACGGAAGCTGGGTCGCCGGGGGATCGTCCGGCACCGTACTGGTGTCGAGCGACGGCACACGCACCTGGGCGCCGGTCTCCGTCGGCACACAGGTCCCCCTCTGGGGCGGGACGTCGTACCGTGGGCTGACCCTGCTCACCGGCGACAACGGCGAGATCGCGACCACGACCGACGGCACGACGTGGCAGCTCACACAGGCCCCGGTCCGGGTGGTGCCGACCACCGGCCGACGCGAGTTCCTCTGGCAGGTCGTCCACGGCGACGCCGGCTTCGTGGCCGTCGGCGGACAGGGCGCGATCGCGTTCTCGCGGGACGGCGCGCGCTGGTCGGCGCCGGCTTCCGCACTGAGCCAGATCCTCCGGGGCGTGGCGTTCGGCCACGGCCGCTACGTCACGGTCGGCGAGGACGGCCAGATCGGGATCGCCCGGGACAGCCGGCACTGGAGTGTCGAGGCGGACGTACCCACCGACGAGGATCTGCGCGGCGTCACCTTCACCGGTGACTCCTTCATCGCGGTCGGGGACTTCGGCACCGTGCTCCGGTCCGGCGACGGCGTCCACTGGACCCGGGTGCTGGACGGGGCCGTCCGCAGTCTCGGCGCCGTGATCCACGGCCACCGCCAGTTCGTCGCCGTGGGCGCGGAAGGGCGCATCCTGCGCTCGCCGGACGGCGAGCGGTGGAGCACCGCGGTCTCGGGGACGCGCCGGCACCTGTACGGCGTGGCGAGCGGGCCGGGCGGGTTCGTCGCGGTCGGCGCCAAGGGTGTTCTGCTCGCCTCGGCGGACGGGCGGCACTGGCACCGGCGCCGCGTTCCCACATCCGAGAACCTGAGAACGGCCGCCTGTCTCAACGGCACGTGGTACGCGGCCGGCGACGACGGCGCCCTGCTCACGTCCACCGACACCCGGGTCTGGCGGCCGGACACCTCGCTGGTTCCGTTCTCGATCCGTCGGCTCGCGCAGGCGAACGGCATCCAGATCGCCGCCGGGGCGGGGGTCATCGCCTCCCGCCCGCCCGGCGGCCGGTGGACGCTCAACACGGCCGGTGCGTACCACTTCCAGACCGGCGTCGCCGCAGGCCAGGGCCTCTTCGTGATCGTCGGCCACGCCGGTACCGTCCTCACCTCCCCCGACGGCTCGACCTGGACGCCCGCCCCGATCGACACCGTCGGGAACCTCGACACGGTTGCGTACGGCGACGGCCTGTGGGTCACCGCGGGACTGGCGTTCCTCGCCACCTCGCCGGACGCCATGACCTGGACGTCCCGGCCGGTCCCGACCCGCAGCTCGGTCCGCGGGATCACCCACGGGCCCGGCCGCTGGATCGCCGTGGGCGACCACGGCGTGATCATCGCCTCCCGGGACGGCATCTCCTGGACGCGCGCCGTGCGCTGATCGACGAGCGCTGATCGACGCGCGCCGTGCGCTGATCGAGGGGACTTGGCGGCCCGTACCGGAGTGGCACCCCGCCTCAGCCGCCACACCGGCATGGTTATGTGTTCATGCGATGGTTCGCCTCTCCGTCCGTGTCCCTGTCCCGACGCCTCACCGTGGCCGCCGTTGCCGCCACCGCCCTCGTTCTCGTGTCGCCGCAAACCGCCCGGGCGGCCGCGGCCGCCCCACCCCCCGCCTGCGTCGGCGCGAACGCGCACGCCTTCCCGCTCACCGCCCGGATCCGCGGTGGACCGGGCTCGTACGAACCGGGCGGTGGTTACGGCACCTGGTACATCGACCTCAGCAACACCACCCGCCACACCTGCACCGGCATCCATCCGGTCGTCGTCCTCGTCGACAGCAAACGCACGCTGAAGCCGGGCCAGCCGCAGCTGGACTTCTACGACGGCGCCAAGGCCCGTCCGGTGTCGTTCGAGACCACCGATGAGCAGGAGCTGGTCGGGGTGCTGGACGGCCAGGGGTTCGGCGGGTTCGCCGTGCCGGCCGGCGGGACCGTGAGTGTCAAGGTCAGGCTCGCCCTCACCTCCGACGCCCCGGCCGACCAGGTCACCGCCAGCGCCGCCGTCGTCCAGCGCCGGGGCGAGGACGGGGACTGGGTCGGGCAGTCCAACGCGTACCGGTTCGCCATCGCGCAGGACGGGGAGAAGCGCGGGGAACGCACGACGTCCGACCCCGGCCGTGCCCAGGACGGCGGAGGTCTTCCGCCCCGCCCCGCCTCTGCCGCCTCCACCGCTTCCCCCCACACCACCGCCCCCAGCCTCCCCTTCGCCGAAGCGGCGGCGGAAGCTGGTGAGCGGGCTCGCGAGCTGGCGCGTACCGGGCTCGGCCTCGCCCACGGGCTGTTCGCGGCCGTCCTCGCCCTGCTGGCCGTCGGCGGCAGCGCGTACCTCCTCGTCCGCCGCCGGCGCTGACGTCGGGTCCCGTGCCGGCCATCCCACCCTGTCTGCGACGATCCCTGCGTGGACTACCCGAACGACCAGGCCCCCGGCGCCCCCGTCCGCTCCGGCATCCCCGAGCACGGGCGCATCCCCAAGTACTACGCGGTGAAGGCGCGGATCGCCGCGCTCCTCGACGAGCTGGGGGAGGGCAGGTCCATCCCCACCGAGCGGGATCTGGCCGAGCGGTACGACGTCGCGCGCGAGACCGTGCGGCAGGCGGTACGGGAACTGGTGCTGGAGGGGCGGCTGCGGCGCCAGGGCCGCGGGACCGTCGTCGCCGGGCCCAAGCTCGAACAGCCGCTGTCCCTCGCCAGCTACACCGAGGGCGTGCGCCGCCAGGGCCGTACCCCCGGCCGTACCCTCGTCACCCTCGACCGGTTCCCGTGCCCGGACGCCCTCGCCGCCGAGACCGGGCTCACCCGGGGCGAGCCGGTGTGGCACCTGGAGCGGGTGCTGCTCGCCGACGAGGAGCGGGTCGGGCTGGAGAGCACGTACGTCGCCGTCGCCCGGGTGCCACGGCTGGCCGACGACTTCGACCCCGACTCCTCCTTCTACGGCTACCTCACCGCCCAGGGCATCGC encodes:
- a CDS encoding ROK family transcriptional regulator, which encodes MGGVNRTRARAGAGANLRAVRSHNAALVLGLLRDAGAQGISRLELAERTGLTPQAVSKITARLREEGFAAEAGRRASTGGKPRTVLRLVPEAGHAVGVHLDRDGLRALLVDLDGAVVAEQRAGLDLGAGAEAVLGVVVRAVEGLVADGLGVGDGGLSGAGSLYAAGTLLGVGVALPGPLDHVRGVLHRMTGFPEWDGFPLRDALEARLGVPVVVDKDTNAAALGLSVGGEGGSGSFAYLHLGTGLGAGLVIGGSVHRGVRTGAGEFGHQVIQLDGPLCPCGNRGCVEVLCLGAVERGEPGEAARVLGVGAANLVGLLDIDAVLLGGRTVAGAPEVFVRGVGEVLEDRVRREGSGGESVPVRVAAGGERVVAEGAAQLLLGPLFGRGDG
- a CDS encoding GntR family transcriptional regulator, with protein sequence MDYPNDQAPGAPVRSGIPEHGRIPKYYAVKARIAALLDELGEGRSIPTERDLAERYDVARETVRQAVRELVLEGRLRRQGRGTVVAGPKLEQPLSLASYTEGVRRQGRTPGRTLVTLDRFPCPDALAAETGLTRGEPVWHLERVLLADEERVGLESTYVAVARVPRLADDFDPDSSFYGYLTAQGIAFGDADERIETVLATPREALLIGTPPALPMLLIHRVSRDTEGRPLERVRSLYRGDRFSFTAHLKG